The following is a genomic window from Actinomycetota bacterium.
CCCACGGGAGTCGTCCTCGACCGGCTCACCGCCGCCCAACGCACCATCCTGGGCCTCCTCGACATCCCACTACCGTGGCCCGAACACCAAGACCTTGACCCCAAACGGTGCGGAAAACGCGACTAGGACTAGGCCTCAACGGCAAGCACTGTCGACCGAGACAGTCGCCTACTGCCACGCCATCTGGAACCGCTACGCCGCCCGACGACTCTACGACCAGCCATGACCCACGTCACGGAGAACCCCTGCCTGACGACACCACCGTCGTCGTCCGTGGTGTCATGCACATCGACGACCTGCGTCGCAACGCCCTCATCACGCTGCGCCGGCACGGCTCCCCCGGCATCTCCGTGTTCGCCACAGTCGACACCACCCTCGACAAGTGCTGGCGGGTCCTGTCTACATCCCCACGCGCAGATCCGCACCACCACCGCCGGCAAACTCCGAGACGCCGGCTTCGAGCTGCGCCGCACGCTCACCCTGCCCTACCACTACGACATCGTTGTCGACGACACCGACGACGACACCCTCGCGCGGCTCCTGGGTGCTTCGACGAACCGGAACCCAATCCACCATCCACGACGGCCACCAGGATGACCCACCACTCGCCACCGTCCCACGGCTCCGGCACACTGACAGGGAGGAGGCCGCCATGGTCGACATCATCATCGATCTCGGCAGTGTGGACGAGGACTGGCACTACCTGCCCTGACCGAGGATCTCCGTTCGGACGTGGAACCGGCCCCCGGGAGGCGCCTGCTCGCAGGTCGCGACGACGACGTCTGGGTCGTCGAGATCGTCGACGTTCGTGAAGACCTCATCCACTTCAAGCTCATCGAGCGGGGCCGCATCGACATCCCATCCCGACGCGCAGCCGGCTGACAGCTCCCGCACACCGCAACATCCTCGGGTACCTGACGCGCCCGCACAGTCAGCGTGATCGACCTGCATCTCAACGCCCCGGTGTTCACCCCCGCGGTCGTTCACTGACGACCGTCATGGCCGGTCACGTCAGGGGAGCCGGGCAACGGTGGGACCGAGCACGAGCTACCCACCGAACGCGAACACCAGGTAGGCACTGACCAGCACACCCCCGCGCCCCACCGGAGCAGCTTGCGGCTCATCAGGAGAACGGGGATGAGGATGACCTGCCGACCGCGACTGGGAGGTAGAACCGCTCGCTCGGCGTGTCCACGTGGAAGGGACTGACCAGCGCGATCCCGCCGGCGTTGAAGAGGAAGAAGCGAGGACGGAGCCACTGTGAAGGCGATCGACCGTCGGGTGGACAGCCGCTGCGGCTTCTCCACGACCTCGGCGACCTCACCGGTCGGTCGGACATCAAGGCCGCACCGACCCAACCAGGCGAGGTACACCACGGCGATGACGTACCCCGCGACGAGCAGGGCACCGTCCGGCCGGGACAGGCGCCCGTCCCATCGCGACCGCGGTCAGCATGAGCGCCGCAGCCACGGGTACGGCCAACACCGGCCGGGGCACCTTCTGGAAGCGCAAGGGAACGATCAGTGCTGTCAGGCCGAAGGCCAGTGCGATCGCGATCATCCCCTGTCCCAGGATGGTCGCCAGAACGATGCCTGTCGCGCCTTCGACCGACCCGACCACTCCGACCGCCAAGTTCTCGGGATGGAAGCCGAGGAAGACAACAGCGATGAGGAAGGTGGACAAGCCAGGAGACCGTGCGAACCCGACCGTGCCCTCGATGAGATGCTCCGGGAAGAACACCACGAGTGCCACGCCGGCGAGAGTGAGGCCCGGCCGCCGCGTCCACGACTCGCCGGGCTATCACGGCGCGTAGCATGCACGGCGATGGCGATGGGGCTCGCCGACAACCGCCCGCGTGGCTGATAGCTCCTGTGACGACCGTTGCGGTTGACGCAGGAGGCCACGTGGTGAGCGACCCGCAGCTGACCGAACCCTCACCTGAGGCGCCCTACCGGCTGCTGCGGGTGCTCGACGGGCCTCGTGCGACCGTTCGCCGCCACCTTCCCTTGGCGTGGCGTCGGCGTCTCGCGGTGCTCATCGGCGGGTGTGCCGGCTCGGGCCTGCGGATCGCCGTCGGCACGCTGCCCGCCAACCCCGCGGGCTGGCCGTGGGCGACGTTCATCGTCAACCTCACCGGTGCGCTGCTGCTCGGCTACCTGCTGGTCCGCTTCGAGCAGGCCGCCACCAGCACCGTGCTGACCATCCCGCTGCTGTGCGTGGGAGTGCTCGGCTCCTACACGACCTTCTCGGCGCTGTCGGCCGAGACCTGGCAGCTGGCGACCAGCGGACGGACGGGGGTCGCGGCCGGCTACGCCGCGGCGAGCATGCTCGGCGGGTTGCTGGCGGCGCTGGTCGGGATCCGACTCGCCGAGCGACGCCCGTGATCACCACCGCTGCGATCATCGCAGGAGGGCTCGGCGCGCTCGCCCGTTACGGCCTGACCGGGATCGTGCAACGCCGTACCGGGTCGAGCCAGCCGTGGGGCACCGCGGTCGTCAACATCACCGGCGCCGCGCTACTCGGGTTGCTGATCACACTTCACGCCACCCACCGCGTACCCGAGTCGGTGCTGACGGTTGCCGGCACGGGGTTCGCCGGCGGGTTCACGACCTTCTCCACGTGGATGGTCGAATCCGTCCGGCTCACCGAACCGCCGACCCCACGGCAGCTGCGCGCCGCCGCCGTCAACCTGGCCGGCATGTTCGCGGCCGGGATCGCCGCGGTCGCGACCACCAGCTGGCTGCTCAACCTGGCCTGACCGAGGACACCACCATGGAGAACGTCACCGACGGCAAGCTGCTGCGGATCTTCGTCGGCGAGGACGACGAACACGACGGACGTCCCCTCTACCACGCCATCGTCGAACTGCTCCGCCGCGAGGGACTGGCCGGCGCGACCGTGGTCCGCGGCATCATGGGGTTCGGCCGTTCCAGCATCGTGCACACCGCCAAGGTCCTGCGGCTGTCCGAGGACCTCCCCATCGTCATCGAATGCGTCGACCGGGCCGGCAACATCGAACGCGTCCTGCCAGCACTCGACGACCTCATCGACGAAGGTCTCGTCACCATCGAACACGCCGAGGTGCGCATCTACCGCGGACGCGATCAAGGCACGTTCTGACGACGAATTCCCTCTTCCGATGCCTGCTCTCGTCCCGACGGCTGCGCCGAACCGCCGCGGACGCCCGGTCCACCATCCTCGCAGCGGAGTCGACGTCGTCACAGACGCCGAGCTCCGTGCCGGGTCCGCGAGCGCGTTCGCCGTCAGCCAGGACCGCGTCGTGCCGCAGCGCACGTTGATGGCTCGATGTGGGGAAACCTTGCTTGACAGGCCGGCGCACGGGAAGTAACGTATCGAACGTATGTTCGGAGTCGTCCGGGGGGCACCGGCGACAGGCAACACCGATGACCCACGGCAACACCGAGCTGGACGCGGCCACACCGCGCCAGCAGCTGACGCTGACCTCCGCCCCCACCGCGCCAACGACCACGCCAACGACCACGCCAACGACCGCGCATGCGTCCGACCGTCGGGTGCCGGCAACGTCCGCCGCCGCCGCTGGCCGCCCCGGTGCGCCTCCGGCCGGCGACGTGGCCGTGGCCGTGGACGTGGCGGGGGCGCTGGCCGGCCTCGACGATGCCGTGGGCGTGGACGTGGCGGGGGCGCTGGCCGGCCTCGACGATGCCGTGGCCGGCGTGGCCGCCATCGACCCGGAGACGATCCATCCCCACGACCTGCCCGGGGCGGTCAAGCAGCTGCGTCGTGCCCGCAACCGGCTGGAGGCGGTCGACACGTCGTGGCTGGCCACCGTGCAACGGCGCCGAGCCCACAAGGCCGACGGTGCCCGTGACGCGGCGACCTGGGCACGCGACCAGCTGGGCTCGTCGTGGCGTGACGCGGCCGGCCAGCTCAACACCGCCGACAAGCTCGACGCTCTGCCGGCCACCAAAGGGGCGTTCGCCGACGGCGACATCTCCCGCGACGCGGCCGCCGAGATCATCAAAGCCACCAGCGACCAGCGCCTGGCGGGACGCGACATCGAAGACCAGCTGGTCGACGCCGCCAAGAACGGCGGACCCGACCTGGTGCGAAAGACCGCCCGCACGCTCAAGACGGCGCTGGCCGACCACGACCAGGCCGCCGACGACGCCGCCGCCCGCCACCGCGACCGCTACGCCCACGTGCACGTCGGTGACGACGGCAGCGTCACGATCGACGCCCAACTCGACGCGGTCAACGGCGAGTGGTTCCTGGCGGCGTGGCGGCCGCTGCTGCGCGAGATGCACACCACCGGGCCCCAGCTGGAGGTCCGCACCCGCTCCCAGCGCGCCGCCGACGCCCTCGGCGAGCTCGCCCGGCGCGCCATCACCACCGACGTCGTGCCCGACACGGCGGGGCGCCCCGCACGCGTGATCGTC
Proteins encoded in this region:
- a CDS encoding DUF222 domain-containing protein, with product MTHGNTELDAATPRQQLTLTSAPTAPTTTPTTTPTTAHASDRRVPATSAAAAGRPGAPPAGDVAVAVDVAGALAGLDDAVGVDVAGALAGLDDAVAGVAAIDPETIHPHDLPGAVKQLRRARNRLEAVDTSWLATVQRRRAHKADGARDAATWARDQLGSSWRDAAGQLNTADKLDALPATKGAFADGDISRDAAAEIIKATSDQRLAGRDIEDQLVDAAKNGGPDLVRKTARTLKTALADHDQAADDAAARHRDRYAHVHVGDDGSVTIDAQLDAVNGEWFLAAWRPLLREMHTTGPQLEVRTRSQRAADALGELARRAITTDVVPDTAGRPARVIVTTDLATLRKAVDADANARLGHTGPICAETARRLACHANIVPVVLDGASVPIDVGRTTRAPTVGQRDCLLVRDKACRGCGAPAHLCVPHHCVHWTDMGPTDLNNLVLLCYHCHQLVHEGGWKVRWNPATTPSPSPPPTGDRSSETHPPDPRVPPPPRRPRRSDRSDRTCRQLLDESGAIGRAGRALAA
- a CDS encoding CrcB family protein, coding for MHGDGDGARRQPPAWLIAPVTTVAVDAGGHVVSDPQLTEPSPEAPYRLLRVLDGPRATVRRHLPLAWRRRLAVLIGGCAGSGLRIAVGTLPANPAGWPWATFIVNLTGALLLGYLLVRFEQAATSTVLTIPLLCVGVLGSYTTFSALSAETWQLATSGRTGVAAGYAAASMLGGLLAALVGIRLAERRP
- a CDS encoding DUF190 domain-containing protein; this translates as MENVTDGKLLRIFVGEDDEHDGRPLYHAIVELLRREGLAGATVVRGIMGFGRSSIVHTAKVLRLSEDLPIVIECVDRAGNIERVLPALDDLIDEGLVTIEHAEVRIYRGRDQGTF
- a CDS encoding CrcB family protein — translated: MITTAAIIAGGLGALARYGLTGIVQRRTGSSQPWGTAVVNITGAALLGLLITLHATHRVPESVLTVAGTGFAGGFTTFSTWMVESVRLTEPPTPRQLRAAAVNLAGMFAAGIAAVATTSWLLNLA